DNA from Babylonia areolata isolate BAREFJ2019XMU chromosome 35, ASM4173473v1, whole genome shotgun sequence:
TGCGCCCTGAGATAGCCAGGGAATCAGTACGTACATACATTGTCAGCATCACACTCTGTGCGCCCTGAGATAGCCAGGGAATCAGTATGTACATACATTTTGTCAGCATCACATTCTGTGCGCCCTGAGATAGCCAGGGAATCAGTACGTACATACATTTTGTCAGCATCACACTCTGGGCCCTGAGATAGCCAGGGAATCATTATGTACATACATTGTCAGCATCACACTCTGTGGGCCCTGAGATAGCCAGGGAATCAGTACGTACATACATTGTCAGCATCACACTCTGTGCGCCCTGAGATAGCCAGGTAATCAGTACGTACATACATTTTGTCAGCATCACACTCTGTGCGCCCTGAGATAGCCAACACACTAACCCggaacatgtatgtatgatagtaagTCAGTCCTgtttgacaatgaccatcagaacagcagaggaggcaactgctgtcccgaccacctgggcgagaatttgattatagtggagagtgtcttgcacaagttatatccccactctctcggcctctgggattttaggacagtcggcgttgggatggttcccaaaggccgactaaggctgcagcaataagagccagtgcaattttgcctcttattttgagtcatagtcctttgcaAAGGACTAggttgtaaatgacttcccattgcaatggagcaACCATTgatgacaatacagctctcagcGAACGTGAAAATATTAAAGCATCAATAATTATTTTagaaatcacaacacacacacacacacacacacacacacacacacacacacacacacacacacacacacgtgaaaagaagAATGGATGATGAAGAACAACCTGAGACAGCAGCCTTCCCGGCATGCCCCACGTGTGCAGAGAGCAGCCCCTCCTGGCCTGtggccccacctcccccacccacacctcggCCAGTGGCGTCCTCTGGCTGCACCCTCTGTTGTCCGTGCTGACTGGTCCATGCCTCGTCACGTGCTTCGTCGTGCTGTGGCGTGTGATTGGACCGAGCTGGCTGCACCCTCTGTTGTCCGTGCTGATTGGTCCGTGCCTCGTCACGTGCTTCGTCGTGCTGTGGCGTGTGATTGGACCGAGCTGACTGCGCTCTCTGTTGTCCCGTGCGGCTTTCGGAGCCGAGTGTCTTTGTACCAGAACGAGGCTGGTCACTAGGAATGGCTGCGGTTGTTGGATGGTCTGGTTTTCTGTACTGGCGTCCTTCACTCCTCTTTCCCCCGTCGCTCTCAACACCAGGTGGCGCCAGCATGGCGGAGTAAGCTATCAGGCTGACGTCATAGGATGGTGAAGACCTAGGACTGGGGAAGGTGACGTCACTGGATGGTGAAGACCTGGAGGTGAGGAGGACTGCCGCTGGACTTTGCGGAGTGTGCGAGCGGAGTGGTGTGGGCTGCTCACCGCCTGTAGCCTGTAGGACAAACTGTGGCCCTCTGCTCTGTGCCGTCTGTGGCCAGTGTTGTGCTGCAACAAACAGTCCGCTCTGTGTACCTCCCACAGACAGCAGCGCAGCGAGGACAGAAGAAGCGGACCTCGTCTCCCCGCCCGAAGAACGGAGCCGGTCCGAGCTCCTCCCTTTGAGCGCCGCCAGGGCCTTGCGCCGCACGTGCTGGGCAAGCGACAGAACGTCGCCCAGCCTGCGTCCCGCTCCAGACCCGCTCCTGCTGTGGTCACTTTCTGTGTGGGTCTTTCCATGTTTTCCCCCCGGCGCCAAGCTTGCTGCTTTCACCGCTGCTGCTGATCCGAGGGGAAGGGCCTCAGGGGACGTGACGACGGCAGACGTTGCTGCCCTGGCTTTGGAAGAGAGTGTTTCTCTGGCGGGCAGTGTTTGTCCGGGGGTCAGTGTTTGCCTGGGGGCTGTCACACTAGTGACCCACCCCCATGACGGCGCCCTGGCGCGCTGGGTCACTGTCAGCCACCACGGCCCAGCGGCCATGCCTTTGGCACCTCCAGCACCGACCAGGGTGGATCCACCCCGGGTGGCAGGTGCCTGCAGGCTGTGGTGACGGTGCACCAACCAGCGCCAGAAGCTGCGGCCCGCCGGACTCTGAGAACCTCCGCGCTGAGGTTCCCGGCCGGCCGTCATGGTGACGTCACGAGCAGGGGGCGTGGCCTGGGAGCTGACGGCGTTCCCTCGGGGGGTCACAccaagtggggggagggggagggcggtgggggtgggtggggaggcagggggaAGCGGgcgaggaggatggagggggtggggcctTTCAGGAGCGTGGGTTATTCCccgtggggggtgaggagggagacggGGGACGGCCGGAGGAGGGTGGGTCAacggagggtgaggaagggggtcATAGGTCGTCACAGGAGTGCGGGGGATGGCTGCATCCGGATAGGGATCGGGATAGTGGTCCGGATACACGTCAGGATAGACATCAGGATACACGTCAGGATAGACGTCAGGATAGTGGCGGTCAGGATAGCGGGGGTGTCCTGGAGGAGCAGGGTGGTCCTGACGAGCCCTGGGCCCAATGACGACGTCAGAACAGGCGAAGAACTGTTCCTGCTCCCCGCATCCCACACACGACGTGCCGTTCACGGCCTGACCCCAGCTGTTGGCTGcaaggaaaagggaggggggtgggggaggggagagggagtgacgGGGTGTTTACAGCTAAATATCTTCGTTCGTCTGCTGGACACCGATGTCCACGTCTTTTAactcgtgtgttgtgtgtctgtgatgtttataactcgtgtgttgtgtgtctgtggtgtttataactcctgtgttgtgtgtctgaggTGTTTATaactgatgtgttgtgtgtctgaggTGTTTATaactgatgtgttgtgtgtctgtggtgtttataactgatgtgttttgtgtctgaGGTGTTTATaactgatgtgttgtgtgtctgtggtgtttataactcgtgtgttgtgtgtctgtggtgtttataactgatgtgttgtgtgtctgtggtgtttataactcgtgtgttgtgtgtctgtggtgtttataactcgtgtgttgtgtgtctgtggtgattataactgatgtgttgtgtgtctgtggtgtttataactcgtgtgttgtgtgtctgaggTGTTTATaactgatgtgttgtgtgtctgtggtgtttataattcgtgtgttgtgtgtctgtggtgattataactgatgtgttgtgtgtctgtggtgtttataactcgtgtgttgtgtgtctgaggTGTTTATaactgatgtgttgtgtgtctgtggtgtttataactcgtgtgttgtgtgtctgaggTGTTTATaactgatgtgttgtgtgtctgtggtgtttataactcgtgtgttgtgtgtctgtggtgattataactgatgtgttgtgtgtctgtggtgtttataactcgtgtgttgtgtgtctgtggtgtttataactcgtgtgttgtgtgtctgaggTGTTTATaactgatgtgttgtgtgtctgtggtgtttataactcgtgtgttgtgtgtctgtggtgattataactgatgtgttgtgtgtctgtggtgtttataactcgtgtgttgtgtgtctgaggTGTTTATaactgatgtgttgtgtgtctgtggtgtttataactcgtgtgttgtgtgtctgaggTGTTTATaactgatgtgttgtgtgtctgtggtgtttataactgatgtgttgtgtgtctgtggtgtttataactcgtgtgttgtgtgtctgtggtgtttataactgatgtgttgtgtgtctgaggTGTTTATaactgatgtgttgtgtgtctgaggTGTTTATaactgatgtgttgtgtgtctgtggtgtttataactgatgtgttgtgtgtctgaggTGTTTATaactgatgtgttgtgtgtctgaggTGTTTATaactgatgtgttgtgtgtctgtggtgtttataactgatgtgttgtgtgtctgtggtgtttataactgatgtgttttgtgtctgtggtgtttataactgatgtgttgtgtgtctgtggtgtttataactcgtgtgttgtgtgtctgtggtgtttataactcgtgtgttgtgtgtctgtggtgtttataactgatgtgttgtgtgtctgtggtgtttataactcgtgtgttgtgtgtctgtggtgtttataactcgtgtgttgtgtgtctgtggtgtttataactgatgtgttttgtgtctgaGGTGTTTATaactgatgtgttgtgtgtctgtggtgtttataactcgtgtgttgtgtgtctgtggtgtttataACTCGTGTGTTTTGCGTTTTGTAGTATTTGTAATACgtatattgtggtgtgtgtgtgtgtgtgtgtgtgtgtgtgtgtgtgtgtgtgtgtgtgtgtgtgtgtgtgtgattatgcatgCATGTCAGCGCGTGCGagtcaatgtgcgtgtgtgtgtgtgtgtgtgtgtgtgtgtgtgtgtgtgtgtgtgtgtgtgtgtgattatctatgtatgtacatgcgagtgtgtaattgtttgctgttgttgtcttgtgtgttttAGTCTAATAGATGCTTTAtcttaagtgtgtgtatgtgcatatgtgcatgtatttgtatgtgtgtgtgccagcattcgtgcgagcgagcgtgctcgcgcgcgtgcgcgcgtgtgtatgtgcatgcctgtgtgtaaatgtgtccACGGATGCGCACATATACATTCAGATGACCAAAATGAAGAacatattaaacaaacaaacaaacaaataaaaaataatgatgttCGATGAAAACTGAATGATGACGTAGGAGTGAT
Protein-coding regions in this window:
- the LOC143278129 gene encoding uncharacterized protein LOC143278129 codes for the protein MTSPLACACLLLLTFLLTWPQRSGVRGHGRLIEPPSRASKWRFGFRSPHDYDDNQGYCGGKSQLWHRFGGRCGVCGDPWRPTPRAHERGGRYYDATPVREYGQGDVITVVIAITANHRGWVEFRLCPYDHPAPWDVELDGRGRFVEVSQACLDRHLLQLADGSGTRFHLPDPFRVGQYSLHVRLPPGVRCNKCLLQWKWNVANSWGQAVNGTSCVGCGEQEQFFACSDVVIGPRARQDHPAPPGHPRYPDRHYPDVYPDVYPDVYPDVYPDHYPDPYPDAAIPRTPVTTYDPLPHPPLTHPPPAVPRLPPHPPRGITHAPERPHPLHPPRPLPPASPPTPTALPLPPLGVTPRGNAVSSQATPPARDVTMTAGREPQRGGSQSPAGRSFWRWLVHRHHSLQAPATRGGSTLVGAGGAKGMAAGPWWLTVTQRARAPSWGWVTSVTAPRQTLTPGQTLPARETLSSKARAATSAVVTSPEALPLGSAAAVKAASLAPGGKHGKTHTESDHSRSGSGAGRRLGDVLSLAQHVRRKALAALKGRSSDRLRSSGGETRSASSVLAALLSVGGTQSGLFVAAQHWPQTAQSRGPQFVLQATGGEQPTPLRSHTPQSPAAVLLTSRSSPSSDVTFPSPRSSPSYDVSLIAYSAMLAPPGVESDGGKRSEGRQYRKPDHPTTAAIPSDQPRSGTKTLGSESRTGQQRAQSARSNHTPQHDEARDEARTNQHGQQRVQPARSNHTPQHDEARDEAWTSQHGQQRVQPEDATGRGVGGGGGATGQEGLLSAHVGHAGKAAVSGPTEARCRPAGRWAGLPHAWLWCHVLCRASVCHHWLCTCAA